The Streptomyces sp. HSG2 genome has a segment encoding these proteins:
- a CDS encoding NAD-dependent epimerase/dehydratase family protein yields MRILVLGHAGYIGSHVTTRLRARPDTVVLGGGRSPAADLTVDLATADPARLAEDLAAAAPDAVVNCAGATGGSPVTLAEVNARGPAVLCSALRMARPAARLVHLGSAAEYGPGETGSRVTESAPTCPAAPYGATKLAGTVGVTTSGLDAVVLRVGNPVGPGAPASGLPGRVARMLRQAGTGPDPVLRLGDLSAYRDFVDVRDVAAAAELAATAAGPLPRVLNVSGGHAVPVRHLVGTLVEVAGFRGEVRERANGGSARSGQVSWQCSDVSAAREALGWRPDRSLAESLAALWEDAAAAPAHDGAGELPS; encoded by the coding sequence ATGCGCATCCTCGTTCTCGGCCACGCCGGGTACATCGGCTCGCACGTCACCACCCGACTGCGAGCCCGTCCGGACACCGTGGTGCTCGGCGGCGGACGGTCCCCCGCCGCCGACCTCACCGTCGACCTGGCCACCGCGGATCCGGCTCGGCTGGCCGAGGACCTGGCCGCGGCGGCACCGGACGCCGTGGTCAACTGCGCGGGGGCCACCGGGGGCTCGCCCGTAACCCTCGCGGAGGTCAACGCCCGGGGGCCGGCCGTGCTCTGCTCCGCGCTGCGGATGGCCCGCCCGGCCGCCCGGCTGGTCCACCTGGGGTCGGCGGCCGAGTACGGACCGGGCGAGACCGGCTCCCGGGTGACGGAGTCCGCGCCGACCTGCCCGGCCGCCCCCTACGGCGCGACGAAGCTGGCCGGCACGGTCGGGGTCACGACCTCGGGTCTCGACGCCGTGGTCCTGCGGGTGGGTAACCCGGTCGGCCCCGGCGCGCCCGCCTCGGGGCTGCCCGGCCGGGTGGCCCGCATGCTCCGGCAGGCGGGCACCGGCCCCGACCCGGTGCTCCGCCTCGGCGACCTCTCCGCCTACCGGGACTTCGTGGACGTGCGCGACGTGGCCGCCGCCGCGGAACTCGCCGCCACGGCGGCGGGTCCCCTGCCGCGGGTGCTGAACGTGTCGGGAGGGCACGCCGTCCCGGTCCGGCATCTGGTCGGCACCCTCGTCGAGGTGGCCGGGTTCCGGGGCGAGGTCCGTGAGCGGGCGAACGGCGGGTCCGCCCGGTCCGGGCAGGTCTCCTGGCAGTGTTCCGACGTCTCGGCGGCCCGCGAGGCGCTGGGGTGGCGACCGGACCGGTCGTTGGCCGAGTCGCTGGCCGCGCTGTGGGAGGACGCCGCCGCGGCGCCCGCGCACGACGGCGCGGGTGAGCTTCCCTCGTGA